The window GCTAGAACAACATCACAGGCACCAAGGTACAGGGATATCATCAAAACGATTGCGACAACTACCCAGGTAGTGGCAATAGTCTCTTTGCGGGTCGGCCATGTGACCTTGCCCAGCTCCAGCTTAACTTCTTCGAAAAAATTCTTGGCATTTGATAGCACTGAACAACTCCATTCACACGGATTAAAGTGGCAGGCCAGGAGGGATTCGAACCCCCAACATCCGGTTTTGGAGACCGGCGCTCTAGCCGTTAGAGCTACTGGCCTGTAATCCTAAAGCTAAACCTAGGTATTACTTGGTTTCCTTATGAGGAGTATGCTTGCGGCAAAAGCGGCAGTACTTGCTGAACTCGAGCTTTTCC is drawn from Geoanaerobacter pelophilus and contains these coding sequences:
- the secE gene encoding preprotein translocase subunit SecE; protein product: MLSNAKNFFEEVKLELGKVTWPTRKETIATTWVVVAIVLMISLYLGACDVVLAKLMRLILA